From the Candidatus Bathyarchaeota archaeon genome, one window contains:
- a CDS encoding homocysteine biosynthesis protein produces the protein MEEINSKIRKGDAQILTAEEMKRLVESSGVEVAFKEVDVVTTGTFGAMCSSGAIINLGHSDPPIKIDKASMNNVPLCHPGAAVDAYIGATTMSETKPYEYGGGHLIEDLVAGKEVDFEASSPGTDCYPRTHLHTRLSKDDLNQFYLLNFRNCYQKYNCAVNSRDEIIHTYMGKLLPRLKNATYSGAGELNPLMNDPDYETIGIGTRIFLGGGQGYIIGEGTQHQPSSQDGTLMVRGNAKNMTPEFLRGATFTKYGATLYVGLGVPIPILNEGLARKTAVRDEDLFTNVVDYGVPRRDRPKLAKVSYKDLKSGAITVDGKRIRVSSLSSLKKAREISATLKTWIEQGQFFLSAPVERLPLETTCKPMRQTQVTPFVVNVMHNAVTCTANEEVQAIAERIVTKSVNHIVVTNHAGKLNGIVTSWDITRAMAEGKHVLSDIMTRKVFTAKPNEPLDVASKRMAQHNISALPVIDNENKVLGIVTSEDVSKLLGR, from the coding sequence ATCGAAGAAATAAACTCGAAAATTAGAAAGGGCGATGCCCAAATTTTAACCGCCGAGGAAATGAAGCGGCTCGTGGAGAGCAGCGGCGTAGAAGTTGCTTTTAAAGAAGTCGATGTTGTCACCACGGGCACGTTTGGAGCCATGTGTTCTTCAGGAGCTATCATAAACCTGGGACACTCAGATCCACCAATCAAAATCGATAAGGCATCAATGAACAATGTGCCTCTTTGTCATCCTGGAGCCGCGGTGGACGCTTACATCGGCGCAACCACAATGTCTGAAACCAAACCCTACGAGTACGGCGGCGGACACCTCATCGAAGATTTAGTAGCGGGCAAGGAAGTAGATTTTGAAGCCAGCAGTCCCGGAACCGACTGTTACCCCCGAACGCACCTGCACACACGCCTAAGCAAAGACGACCTCAACCAGTTCTATCTGCTTAACTTCCGCAACTGCTACCAAAAATACAACTGCGCCGTGAACAGCCGCGACGAAATCATCCACACCTACATGGGCAAACTACTCCCAAGACTAAAAAACGCTACATACTCAGGCGCAGGCGAACTAAACCCGCTAATGAACGACCCCGACTACGAAACCATAGGCATCGGAACCCGCATCTTCCTAGGCGGCGGTCAAGGCTACATCATTGGGGAAGGCACCCAACATCAACCCAGCAGCCAAGACGGCACCTTAATGGTTAGAGGCAACGCCAAAAACATGACACCCGAGTTCCTACGCGGCGCAACATTCACCAAATACGGCGCAACCCTATACGTAGGCTTAGGTGTTCCAATTCCCATCCTAAATGAAGGCTTGGCAAGGAAAACTGCGGTTCGCGACGAAGACCTGTTCACCAACGTGGTGGATTATGGGGTTCCACGCAGAGACCGCCCCAAGTTAGCTAAGGTTAGCTACAAAGACCTCAAGTCAGGCGCGATAACGGTGGATGGCAAACGCATACGGGTCAGCTCGCTCTCAAGCCTCAAAAAAGCACGGGAAATCTCTGCTACCTTGAAAACGTGGATTGAGCAGGGACAGTTCTTCTTGTCAGCACCCGTGGAGCGGTTGCCCTTAGAGACCACATGCAAGCCCATGCGGCAAACGCAGGTCACGCCTTTTGTGGTTAACGTCATGCACAACGCAGTTACCTGCACCGCCAACGAGGAAGTGCAAGCCATCGCAGAGCGCATAGTAACCAAATCCGTAAACCACATAGTAGTCACCAACCACGCAGGCAAACTAAACGGCATAGTAACCTCATGGGACATCACACGCGCCATGGCAGAAGGCAAACATGTCCTCTCAGACATCATGACCCGCAAAGTATTCACCGCCAAACCCAACGAACCCTTAGACGTAGCCTCCAAAAGAATGGCGCAGCACAACATATCCGCACTGCCCGTCATTGACAACGAAAACAAAGTGTTAGGAATCGTCACGTCAGAGGACGTATCCAAACTGCTGGGGAGGTAA
- a CDS encoding APC family permease — translation MKRIRRSGLFDIVIAGLSGSIGFEIFVLLNYAYFNLSGPYLVFALLLGGGINFLIMLSYCELSAAMPLVGGEYTYIKTAYGGYIGFIAGCFRWLASIFAASLAAVTFVLQLAFLLSIFSPQLQATVVNWAWLLSILIIVVMSAFEIRGSQKVGSIVVIAFIALFAVFIIGGFVQGVNPSGMFDFPSPQGLPGVLAAVVYTFPMFIGTKSLIATATTAENPEKNVPRGLILSALFVIPLYVLLAVVAMSTVAASGTTEQVSLLNFAADSIFGGYGGIVFALAGMVACLSALGTSLSVQSSISRGMSRDGYFPKLLTAVHSRFGTHYIAVIVGSVFIMGLSTLGDVPFLGYAASFGSLIVFALVNLSLIKLRKTKPHMDRPFKTPLFPIIPILGFILSVFLLVFPVFFGDGNATDALTSGAGIIAIVLGSYYLRMAGRFRLQIAVGGIGMGVGIVLGLLSVMNIAGLVGSIIPFIPNYAQALFGVVLIVTGYFNLKAGSQKKQEEQKESRVSKLVEALSKKFKFAF, via the coding sequence ATGAAGAGAATCAGGCGTTCAGGTCTTTTTGATATAGTTATTGCGGGTCTTAGCGGCTCTATAGGCTTTGAAATCTTTGTCCTGCTCAACTATGCTTACTTTAACCTTTCAGGACCATACTTGGTCTTTGCTTTGCTGTTGGGCGGCGGCATAAACTTTCTAATTATGCTTAGTTACTGCGAGTTAAGCGCAGCCATGCCTCTTGTAGGCGGAGAATACACTTACATCAAAACGGCGTACGGCGGCTACATCGGCTTTATAGCGGGCTGTTTTAGGTGGCTTGCCAGCATCTTTGCAGCGTCCCTAGCGGCGGTTACGTTTGTTTTGCAGCTTGCGTTTTTGCTTTCAATTTTCTCGCCGCAGCTTCAAGCAACAGTTGTAAACTGGGCATGGCTCCTATCCATCCTAATAATAGTGGTCATGAGCGCATTTGAGATACGCGGCAGCCAAAAAGTAGGAAGCATAGTGGTCATTGCCTTCATCGCCTTATTCGCGGTCTTCATCATAGGCGGCTTTGTCCAAGGCGTAAACCCATCGGGCATGTTTGATTTCCCCTCTCCGCAAGGGTTACCAGGAGTTTTGGCGGCGGTGGTCTATACTTTTCCTATGTTTATAGGGACAAAATCGTTGATTGCTACGGCTACTACGGCTGAGAATCCAGAGAAGAATGTGCCTAGGGGCTTGATTTTGTCGGCTCTTTTTGTTATTCCGCTGTATGTTTTGTTGGCGGTGGTTGCGATGTCGACGGTGGCGGCTTCGGGGACAACGGAGCAGGTTTCTTTGTTGAACTTTGCGGCGGATTCTATATTTGGCGGGTACGGAGGTATTGTCTTCGCGCTTGCAGGCATGGTAGCTTGCTTATCAGCTTTGGGAACATCGCTTTCGGTGCAGTCCAGCATCTCACGAGGCATGAGCCGCGACGGATACTTCCCCAAACTGTTAACGGCAGTGCATTCTCGCTTTGGAACCCACTACATAGCAGTTATCGTAGGTTCAGTTTTCATAATGGGGTTAAGCACCTTAGGAGATGTGCCGTTTCTTGGATACGCCGCCAGCTTTGGCTCCCTAATAGTCTTCGCCCTTGTCAACTTGTCGCTTATCAAACTAAGAAAAACCAAGCCACACATGGACCGCCCCTTCAAAACCCCGCTTTTCCCCATAATCCCAATTTTAGGCTTCATACTATCAGTGTTCTTGCTTGTTTTCCCCGTGTTCTTTGGAGACGGAAACGCCACAGACGCCTTAACTTCAGGCGCAGGCATCATAGCCATAGTCTTAGGGTCGTACTATTTGAGAATGGCAGGACGGTTCAGGCTACAAATAGCAGTAGGCGGCATCGGAATGGGCGTAGGCATCGTTTTAGGGCTGCTTTCGGTAATGAACATAGCAGGTCTTGTTGGGTCTATAATACCGTTTATCCCTAATTATGCACAGGCGCTTTTTGGCGTTGTCTTAATTGTTACGGGCTACTTTAATCTCAAAGCGGGTTCCCAGAAAAAACAGGAAGAACAAAAAGAATCAAGGGTTAGTAAACTGGTTGAGGCGTTGAGTAAAAAGTTCAAATTCGCTTTCTGA
- a CDS encoding 2-amino-3,7-dideoxy-D-threo-hept-6-ulosonate synthase yields MNEGKKRRLKRIFRQDSRTVVVPMDHGVTIGPIKGIEDMPRIVKCLLEGGTDAIVVHKGIAKSVDAGAAGLIVQLSGASNLSPNSNNKVQVCSVQEAVRLGADAVSVHVNVGAQDEDKMLVTLGKVAEECDLYGMPLLAMMYPRGQRIASEHAHDVVAHAARLGAELGADIIKTNYTGDVETFKTVIECCPVPVVIAGGAKATTPTDILDITFESIQAGGAGLSIGRNVFQHEDPTAMVKALSAIVHEDMPVAKAKKLLGEEE; encoded by the coding sequence ATGAATGAGGGCAAGAAACGCCGTTTAAAACGAATCTTTAGGCAAGATAGCCGCACTGTCGTAGTGCCCATGGATCACGGTGTCACTATTGGACCTATAAAAGGTATAGAGGATATGCCGCGTATTGTTAAGTGTCTGTTGGAGGGTGGAACTGACGCTATTGTGGTGCATAAGGGTATAGCTAAGTCTGTGGATGCGGGCGCTGCAGGGCTTATTGTGCAGCTTTCAGGCGCATCTAACTTGAGTCCTAACTCTAACAACAAAGTACAAGTCTGCAGTGTGCAGGAAGCTGTGCGGCTTGGCGCAGACGCGGTTTCAGTACACGTTAACGTAGGCGCGCAAGACGAAGATAAAATGCTTGTGACATTAGGCAAAGTCGCCGAGGAATGCGACCTCTACGGCATGCCCCTGTTGGCTATGATGTACCCCCGTGGGCAACGAATCGCAAGCGAACACGCTCATGACGTGGTAGCTCACGCCGCGCGGCTAGGCGCAGAACTGGGCGCAGACATCATTAAAACCAACTACACAGGCGATGTTGAAACCTTCAAAACCGTCATCGAATGCTGCCCTGTTCCCGTTGTCATAGCAGGCGGAGCCAAAGCCACAACCCCAACTGACATCTTGGACATAACTTTCGAGTCTATTCAAGCAGGCGGCGCTGGCCTTTCCATTGGGCGTAACGTGTTCCAGCACGAAGACCCAACCGCCATGGTCAAAGCGCTCTCAGCAATTGTCCATGAGGACATGCCTGTGGCGAAAGCCAAAAAACTGCTCGGTGAAGAAGAATGA
- a CDS encoding 3-dehydroquinate synthase II encodes MKELWSQIPQDATDKDKLQKLAQQVSNVIVDGAQATNTQTFEVIAVLDGFDPEAIVGLKRDGKQVALKITIKGKEDENNAVKAADLNADYIIIDCMDWRVIPLENLIAKTRGKSQLIAQVSNAQDAQLVLETLELGTDGVLLVTSDPEELNKTAAAIQNQTPTLEMATAKIILSKPIGTGARVCVDTCDLMVQGEGMLIGSQSAGLFLVEAEVHENPYVASRPFRVNAGSISMYTLGSLQNTRYLSELKAGDEVIIVNREGSTRTANVGRIKIEFRPLMLIEAQTPDGKVIKTILQNAETIRAVTPNGSTPVTQLKAGDEVIVHLAAKGGRHFGISVPDETVIEK; translated from the coding sequence ATGAAAGAACTTTGGAGTCAAATCCCCCAAGACGCAACCGACAAAGACAAACTGCAAAAACTAGCCCAGCAAGTAAGCAACGTCATCGTCGACGGAGCGCAAGCAACAAACACGCAGACCTTTGAGGTTATCGCGGTTCTTGACGGTTTTGACCCCGAAGCAATTGTTGGGCTTAAACGTGACGGCAAACAAGTCGCCCTCAAAATCACCATAAAAGGCAAAGAAGACGAAAACAACGCCGTCAAAGCAGCAGACCTCAACGCGGATTACATCATCATAGACTGCATGGACTGGCGAGTTATCCCCTTAGAGAACCTTATCGCCAAAACCCGCGGTAAAAGCCAACTCATCGCCCAAGTTTCCAACGCCCAAGACGCCCAACTCGTCCTAGAAACCTTAGAGCTAGGAACCGACGGCGTCTTACTAGTTACCTCTGACCCTGAAGAGCTAAACAAAACCGCCGCTGCCATACAAAACCAAACCCCCACCCTAGAGATGGCAACCGCCAAAATCATATTATCCAAACCCATCGGCACGGGCGCGCGGGTCTGCGTGGACACCTGTGACCTCATGGTGCAAGGCGAAGGCATGCTAATTGGTTCACAATCGGCGGGGCTGTTCTTGGTAGAAGCTGAAGTCCACGAAAACCCCTACGTGGCGTCGCGTCCCTTCCGCGTGAATGCTGGCTCGATTTCAATGTACACGTTGGGGTCGCTTCAAAACACGCGTTACCTCTCCGAACTCAAAGCGGGTGATGAAGTCATCATCGTAAACCGCGAAGGCAGCACCCGAACCGCCAACGTTGGACGAATAAAAATCGAATTCCGCCCCCTCATGCTCATCGAAGCCCAAACCCCAGACGGCAAAGTAATCAAAACCATACTGCAAAACGCCGAAACCATCCGCGCCGTAACCCCAAACGGCTCCACCCCAGTCACCCAACTCAAAGCGGGTGATGAAGTCATTGTCCACTTAGCCGCAAAAGGCGGCAGACACTTTGGCATATCCGTTCCCGACGAAACGGTGATAGAAAAGTGA
- a CDS encoding type I 3-dehydroquinate dehydratase, giving the protein MKPQICVSTLPKTIAQALAAVEAAEENGADFVEIRLDNLQTLDGLPDIVACGKLPKIATDKNADLTPEQWQKRLFAAAKAGFDYVDVELSTPEPAETVKQLKTLGAKCIVSSHNNHASFPVNQLNSILEKQLLAGADVCKIVTTATHTNDNLELLQFTSEASKNAKVVCFAMGELGKISRLLSPVFGGYFTFAALEGGSQTAPGQMSLQEMRSAYCLLGL; this is encoded by the coding sequence GTGAAACCTCAAATCTGCGTGTCGACTCTTCCCAAAACCATAGCTCAAGCCCTAGCGGCAGTTGAGGCGGCAGAAGAAAACGGCGCAGATTTCGTGGAAATCCGATTAGATAACCTGCAAACCTTAGATGGGCTGCCTGATATTGTGGCGTGTGGCAAGTTGCCCAAGATAGCAACCGACAAAAACGCTGACCTCACCCCTGAGCAGTGGCAGAAGCGTTTGTTTGCGGCGGCTAAAGCTGGCTTTGACTACGTTGACGTGGAACTATCCACCCCAGAACCCGCAGAAACCGTCAAGCAGCTCAAGACGTTGGGCGCAAAATGCATAGTCTCGTCCCACAACAACCACGCCTCATTTCCAGTTAACCAGCTAAACAGCATCCTCGAAAAACAACTCTTGGCGGGCGCGGATGTATGCAAAATCGTAACCACCGCAACCCACACAAACGACAACCTCGAGTTGCTCCAGTTCACCTCAGAAGCCTCCAAAAACGCCAAGGTCGTCTGCTTCGCGATGGGCGAGTTGGGCAAGATTTCGCGTTTGCTCTCCCCCGTGTTTGGCGGCTACTTCACGTTCGCAGCGTTGGAGGGGGGTAGCCAAACGGCTCCTGGGCAAATGTCCCTGCAAGAGATGCGGTCTGCTTACTGTTTGCTGGGTCTTTAG
- a CDS encoding shikimate dehydrogenase: protein MNFTGKTRLYGVIGDPIEHSLSPALQNAAFHALQLDSVFLAFKVAPNQVSEALNGMRALNLGGLNVTMPHKNAVIPCLDEVDATAEFLGSVNTIRNEAGRLKGFSTDGEGAKRALLENGVELDGKKVVLLGGGGATKAIAYELAKVVDQLVVLNRTAQKAQAIAQNITNASGKQITANSLTNSSIKTALQDAHILINATSIGMHPNPNQTPVPPEILRSDLAVMDIVYNPVETQLAKAAKAAGAKVVSGVEMLLYQGAAAFEIWTGKTAPVEVMRQAAYLQLNSR from the coding sequence ATGAATTTCACTGGGAAAACCCGTTTGTACGGCGTTATAGGCGACCCCATAGAGCACTCGCTAAGCCCTGCCCTGCAAAACGCCGCCTTCCACGCCCTGCAGCTCGACAGCGTCTTTTTAGCCTTCAAAGTCGCCCCAAACCAAGTCTCGGAGGCTCTTAACGGAATGCGCGCCCTAAACCTTGGCGGCTTAAACGTAACTATGCCCCACAAAAACGCGGTCATACCCTGCCTTGACGAGGTGGATGCTACCGCCGAGTTTCTTGGTTCCGTAAACACGATACGAAACGAAGCGGGCAGGCTTAAGGGTTTTAGCACCGACGGCGAAGGAGCTAAGCGGGCGCTTTTGGAAAACGGCGTGGAGCTTGACGGCAAAAAAGTGGTGCTGCTTGGAGGGGGCGGCGCAACCAAAGCCATAGCTTACGAGCTTGCCAAAGTCGTTGACCAACTCGTCGTGCTTAACCGAACTGCCCAAAAAGCCCAAGCCATAGCCCAAAACATCACCAACGCCTCAGGCAAACAAATCACAGCCAACTCACTAACAAATAGCAGCATCAAAACTGCCCTCCAAGACGCCCACATCCTAATCAACGCAACCTCCATAGGCATGCACCCCAACCCAAACCAAACCCCCGTTCCCCCCGAGATACTCAGGTCAGATTTGGCAGTCATGGACATTGTTTATAATCCTGTGGAAACCCAGCTTGCCAAAGCGGCTAAGGCGGCGGGCGCGAAGGTGGTTAGTGGAGTGGAGATGCTTTTGTATCAGGGCGCGGCAGCCTTTGAAATCTGGACTGGCAAGACAGCACCCGTTGAAGTTATGAGGCAGGCTGCGTATCTTCAACTTAACAGTAGGTGA
- a CDS encoding shikimate kinase produces MGAKQAKAVAHGAATIINAIATGSGAAFGVDLWTQATVKLTDEPHVVTGKILSDANENTALIEHATRRALKHFGAQEQFGAKIVTESNIPVARGLKSSSAAANATVLATIAALGEELDDLSVVRLGVDAAFDAKVTVTGAFDDACASYFGGAVVTDNLARELVSRVELPEDLQVLFYVPAKKAYTINSDVAKLKTVAPLVQVAYKEALNGNFWTALSLNGLIYSSALGFDVSVALAALDAGAVAAGLCGKGPSVTAVVSKDTCGAVRSAFEGFDGEVVLAGLNSKKAQVVG; encoded by the coding sequence GTGGGGGCAAAACAAGCTAAAGCTGTAGCGCATGGCGCCGCAACCATAATCAACGCCATAGCAACAGGGTCAGGTGCAGCTTTTGGCGTAGATTTGTGGACACAGGCAACAGTCAAACTCACAGACGAGCCCCATGTCGTTACGGGAAAAATTCTCTCTGACGCCAACGAAAACACCGCGCTAATTGAACACGCTACGCGCAGAGCCCTAAAACACTTTGGCGCGCAAGAGCAGTTTGGAGCCAAAATCGTCACGGAGTCAAACATTCCTGTAGCGCGTGGACTAAAAAGCAGCAGCGCAGCCGCCAACGCCACCGTCCTAGCCACCATCGCCGCTTTGGGTGAGGAGTTGGATGATTTGTCGGTTGTACGTTTAGGCGTAGACGCCGCGTTTGACGCGAAGGTTACGGTGACGGGCGCGTTTGATGATGCTTGTGCGTCGTATTTTGGCGGCGCAGTCGTAACCGATAATTTAGCTCGCGAGCTGGTTTCGCGTGTGGAGTTGCCAGAGGATTTGCAGGTTTTGTTTTATGTGCCCGCCAAGAAAGCTTACACCATCAATTCTGATGTTGCTAAACTCAAAACCGTTGCGCCCCTCGTCCAAGTTGCCTACAAAGAAGCCCTCAACGGTAACTTTTGGACTGCACTCTCACTTAACGGGTTAATCTATTCTTCTGCGTTGGGTTTTGATGTTTCTGTTGCGTTGGCTGCTCTTGACGCTGGAGCTGTCGCTGCTGGGCTTTGTGGCAAGGGTCCTTCGGTAACTGCGGTGGTCTCCAAAGATACGTGCGGTGCGGTGCGGTCTGCTTTTGAGGGTTTTGATGGTGAAGTTGTTTTGGCGGGGCTAAACAGTAAAAAAGCACAGGTTGTTGGTTAG
- the aroA gene encoding 3-phosphoshikimate 1-carboxyvinyltransferase — MTDMIVRRTEALRGEVCASASKAYTQRMLIAAALSQGTSKISNPLLSEDTQAAIRAVTALGAKVKTSQADCWTVEGAKELKGASKPINCGESGATLRFMIPVAALAPTPSTFSLGKGLSKRPVEPLLDCLKQLGVKSEVKTVRGRVSIHVEGGGIQGGKATLPGDVSSQFVSGLMFACPLAKADTALTLSTPLESKSYVLMTENVLSKHQITADIAEDFSKVKIPANQTYKPQDARVPGDFSSAAFLLCAAAVTNSTVTVKNLDFASVQGDKAIMRILQLMGVNGKVCQDSIEITGQGEEGLKVLDVDARDIPDLVPVCAALACYANGVSKIHDAQRLRLKESDRLNSLFVELQKMGAVIEMDESSLTIKGPCKLHGATLDPHNDHRIAMACAVAALGAKGETVIQNAQCVRKSYPQFFTDLRSLGADVDGGEFDR; from the coding sequence ATGACTGATATGATTGTTAGGCGTACTGAGGCTTTGCGTGGTGAAGTTTGTGCGTCTGCTTCGAAGGCTTATACGCAGCGTATGCTCATAGCGGCGGCGCTTTCACAGGGAACCTCCAAAATCTCTAATCCCTTGCTCTCCGAGGATACCCAAGCAGCTATACGCGCCGTTACGGCTTTAGGCGCTAAGGTGAAGACTTCTCAGGCGGACTGCTGGACAGTAGAAGGCGCCAAAGAACTCAAAGGAGCCTCCAAACCCATTAACTGCGGCGAATCAGGCGCAACACTGCGTTTCATGATACCCGTAGCCGCACTAGCACCTACGCCTTCCACCTTTAGTCTAGGCAAGGGCTTATCCAAACGTCCCGTTGAGCCGTTGTTGGATTGCCTCAAACAACTTGGCGTCAAATCCGAAGTCAAAACCGTGCGCGGCAGAGTCTCTATTCACGTTGAAGGCGGCGGCATACAAGGCGGCAAAGCAACCCTGCCTGGCGATGTTAGCAGTCAATTTGTTTCAGGCTTAATGTTTGCCTGCCCCCTAGCAAAAGCCGACACCGCCCTTACGCTTTCCACGCCTCTTGAATCCAAGAGCTACGTGCTCATGACAGAAAACGTGCTCTCCAAACATCAAATCACTGCCGACATAGCTGAGGACTTTAGCAAAGTAAAAATCCCCGCAAATCAAACCTACAAGCCCCAAGACGCAAGGGTGCCAGGTGATTTTTCTTCCGCAGCTTTTCTGCTCTGCGCAGCCGCAGTAACCAACTCAACTGTTACCGTGAAGAACCTGGATTTTGCCTCCGTGCAGGGTGATAAGGCTATTATGCGTATACTGCAGCTTATGGGCGTTAACGGCAAAGTCTGCCAAGACTCTATCGAGATAACTGGGCAAGGAGAAGAGGGCTTGAAAGTTTTAGATGTAGACGCTCGTGATATTCCCGACCTCGTACCCGTATGCGCGGCTTTAGCTTGCTACGCCAACGGCGTCTCTAAAATTCATGATGCGCAGCGTCTGCGCCTAAAAGAGTCCGACCGCCTCAACTCTTTGTTTGTGGAGCTGCAAAAAATGGGTGCCGTCATCGAAATGGACGAGAGCAGCCTAACCATCAAAGGTCCCTGCAAGCTTCACGGCGCAACCCTAGACCCCCACAACGACCACCGCATAGCCATGGCGTGCGCAGTCGCCGCTTTAGGCGCAAAAGGCGAAACCGTAATCCAAAACGCCCAATGCGTTAGAAAATCTTATCCGCAGTTCTTCACAGATTTACGGTCATTAGGAGCTGATGTTGATGGCGGGGAATTCGATAGGTAA
- the aroC gene encoding chorismate synthase — translation MAGNSIGKEFVVSSFGESHGKQVGVLIDGCPAGLAFAATDVQADLDLRIPKQNPNLFSSRVEKDTAQIHSGIFNGFTTGAPICITVENRQTNSQDYSQLKTLPRPAHSDYPASIRYGGFNDYCGGGRFSGRLTVALIMAGSLAKKLLNQHGIQVLAYTKAIGKTELTQSATPEQIKAGKFDSAVRCPDLTVSKQMEEQILQAREAGDSVGGVVECVAVGVPAGVGEPLCDALDADLAKALFAVPAIKGVEFGAGFAAAKMLGSQHNDNYTVADGKVSTVTNNAGGILGGLSSGMPIVVRVAVKPTPSIAKEQQTVDLSNLKPSTLRVGGRHDPCVVPKAVPAVEAVVAVTLVDHLIRAGVMPKVVGAKP, via the coding sequence ATGGCGGGGAATTCGATAGGTAAAGAATTCGTGGTTTCTTCTTTTGGGGAAAGCCACGGCAAACAAGTAGGCGTCCTTATAGACGGCTGCCCAGCGGGACTCGCGTTTGCTGCTACGGATGTTCAGGCAGATTTAGACCTGCGAATCCCAAAGCAAAACCCCAACCTCTTCTCTAGCCGCGTAGAAAAAGACACCGCGCAGATTCACTCAGGCATTTTTAACGGCTTCACCACAGGCGCCCCCATCTGCATAACGGTTGAGAATCGGCAAACTAACTCCCAAGACTACAGCCAACTTAAAACTCTGCCCCGACCCGCCCACTCCGACTACCCTGCAAGCATCCGCTACGGCGGCTTCAACGACTACTGCGGCGGAGGAAGATTCTCAGGCAGACTCACCGTAGCCCTAATCATGGCAGGCTCTCTAGCTAAAAAACTGCTCAACCAACACGGCATACAGGTTTTAGCTTACACAAAAGCTATCGGCAAAACCGAGTTAACCCAATCAGCAACGCCCGAACAAATCAAAGCTGGAAAGTTTGATTCTGCGGTTAGGTGTCCTGACTTGACTGTTTCAAAGCAGATGGAAGAGCAGATTCTGCAAGCGCGTGAAGCTGGCGATAGTGTGGGTGGCGTGGTTGAGTGCGTGGCGGTGGGTGTTCCTGCTGGCGTGGGTGAGCCTTTGTGTGATGCGTTGGATGCTGATTTGGCAAAAGCGTTGTTTGCAGTTCCAGCCATAAAGGGCGTTGAGTTTGGCGCGGGGTTTGCAGCCGCAAAAATGCTTGGCTCACAGCACAACGACAACTACACCGTTGCAGACGGAAAAGTCTCAACGGTTACCAATAATGCAGGCGGCATCCTTGGCGGCTTGTCTTCGGGCATGCCTATTGTGGTTCGAGTCGCGGTTAAGCCTACGCCTTCAATTGCCAAAGAGCAGCAGACCGTGGATTTATCAAACCTAAAACCGTCAACGTTGCGAGTTGGAGGACGCCATGACCCTTGTGTGGTGCCTAAAGCCGTGCCCGCAGTGGAAGCGGTTGTGGCAGTAACCTTAGTTGACCACCTAATCCGCGCAGGAGTTATGCCTAAAGTTGTGGGGGCAAAGCCGTAA
- a CDS encoding chorismate mutase, with product MADLKQLRIRIDAVDKQLLDLLCERVKICRDIGCVKKEQGIPVRDAERERNVYLRIREQAEVLGLDPMRVEAMYREIVNMCSSVQE from the coding sequence ATGGCTGACCTCAAGCAGTTGCGCATTAGAATTGACGCAGTGGATAAGCAGCTTTTGGATTTGTTGTGCGAAAGAGTAAAAATCTGCCGTGATATAGGTTGTGTGAAGAAAGAGCAGGGTATACCCGTGAGGGATGCTGAGCGTGAACGTAACGTTTATCTGCGCATCCGCGAGCAAGCCGAGGTTTTGGGTTTAGACCCCATGCGGGTTGAAGCGATGTACCGCGAAATAGTTAATATGTGCAGTTCTGTTCAGGAATAA